ATCCAGATGCACCAGATTCACCACATGCGAGCCATCACTTAAATCGATTTTCCCGGCAAGAAAACGTCCGGGGTGACGGTTTGGCCCCACCAGCCCGGCGAGGCGCACAATATCCACACTGGTGCCCGGCAAATCATGCAGCCAGTTCTCCAGCGCCACCAGCGTTTTACCGGCCACGGTTTCTGGCCGTAGTGGACTACGTTCTTTCATCACCCCCGGACCGGGACCGTACACCGACGTCGAACTGGTGAAGATAATCCGCGGGACTTTGTAAGCCAGTGCCGTGTCCACCACGTTTTGCACCGCCTGCATATAGTCTTCACCGCCCTGCACCGTACGGCTGGCGGGTAACGTCACGACCAATGCATCCACCGACATAAGCGTATCCAGATCGTCGGCTTCACACTCCAGCTCCGGCGTCAGCACCAGCTGACACGCCTCAATACCGCAGCGGCGTGCCGCATCTACCCCATCCGGCGAGGTTTTGCTGCCCGTCACCTGCCAGCCGCGTGCCGTTAGCGCCATCGCCAGCGGCATGCCCAGCCATCCCAGCCCTACAATCGCGACCTTTTTCATATCGACTCCTGGCTTCGCTACTCAAAGACATTTCATCTTAGTGCTGTCGTCTGTGTCAGACCAGCGCTAACTGTTTCGGGGAATTCCGGAAACTGACATAAAAAATTCTTGCCAGCAGGCGTTATCTTCGTTAGGTTAATCAGCACGCAAATGAATACCCATTCAGCAACGGAATTTTTTATGACACGCGTTCAGTTCAACCACCATCATCACCATCATCCTGACTAGTCTTTCAGGCGATGTGTGCTGGAAGACATTTAAGATCTTCCAGTGGTGTGAGCGCAAAGAGAGCCCCCGGAAGATCATCTTCCGGGGGTTTTTTTATGGGCTGACGCAACCCAACTGAGTTCAGACAGGATTGAATAAGAGGACAGGAACCATGTTAGATAACACCCGTTTACGCATAGCTATGCAGAAATCAGGCCGTTTAAGTGACGAATCACGCGAACTGCTGGCACGCTGCGGCATCAAAATTAACCTTCAGCAACAGCGTTTGATTGCGTTTGCGGAGAACATGGCTATCGATATCCTGCGTGTGCGTGATGACGATATCCCTGGCCTGGTGATGGATGGCGTGGTGGATCTCGGTATCGTGGGCGAAAACGTGCTGGAAGAAGAGTTGCTGACGCGCCGCGCCCAGGGAGAAGACCCACGTTACTTTACCCTGCGTCGCCTCGATTTCGGTGGCTGCCGCCTGTCACTGGCGATGCCGGTTGATGCCGAGTACACCGGTCCGCAATGCCTCGATAAGTCACGTATTGCTACCTCCTACCCTCATCTGCTGAAAAAGTACCTCGATAAACAAGGCGTCGCGTTCAAATCCTGTCTGCTGAATGGTTCTGTCGAAGTGGCACCGCGTGCCGGTCTGGCTGATGCAATCTGTGACCTGGTGTCTACCGGTGCCACACTGGAAGCGAACGGCCTGCGTGAAGTTGAAGTGATTTATCGTTCCAAAGCGGTGCTGATTCAGCGCGATGGTGAACTGAGCGGAGCCAAGCAGGAGCTGGTTGATAAACTGATGACGCGTATTCAGGGTGTGATCAAAGCACGCGAATCTAAGTACATCATGCTGCACGCGCCGAGTGAGCGTCTGGAAGAAGTGATTGCCCTGCTGCCGGGCGCAGAACGTCCTACCGTGTTGCCGCTGGCTGGTGAAGTGAGCCGCGTGGCAATGCACATGGTCAGCAGCGAAACGCTGTTCTGGGAAACCATGGAAAAACTGAAATCCCTGGGTGCCAGCTCCATTCTGGTGCTGCCAATTGAAAAAATGCTGGAGTGACCGAATGAGCACCCTGATGACCCCGATTGAATGGCAGCAATGCAGCAGCGAACAGCAACAGGCGCTGTTGATGCGTCCGGCGATTTCCGCCTCCGACAGCATCAGCCAGGTGGTGCGTGATGTGCTGGCACAGGTAAGGGAAAACGGTGATGACGCATTGCGCGAGTTCAGCGCGCGCTTCGATAAAACGCAGGTGGAGAACCTGCGTGTCACCGCAGAACAAATGCAGGCAGCCAGCGCGCGTCTCAGCGACACTCTGAAGCAGGCAATGGCCGTGGCAGTGGGCAATATCGAAACCTTCCACAACGCGCAGCAACTGCCCGCCGTCGATGTGGAAACGCAACCCGGCGTGCGCTGCCAGCAAATCACCCGTCCGGTGCAATCGGTTGGCCTGTATATTCCAGGCGGTTCCGCACCCTTGTTCTCAACGGTATTAATGCTGGCAACCCCGGCGCGCATCGCCGGTTGTGGCCGCGTGGTGTTATGTTCTCCACCGCCGATTGCCGATGAAATCCTGTATGCCGCGCAGCTGTGTGGCGTGAAAGAAGTGTTCCAGGTCGGCGGCGCACAAGCCATCGCCGCCCTCGCCTTCGGTACCGCCACCGTGCCGAAAGTGGACAAAATTTTTGGTCCTGGCAACGCGTATGTTACCGAAGCCAAACGCCAGGTGAGCCAGCGCCTCGATGGCGCTGCCATTGATATGCCTGCCGGTCCGTCTGAGGTGCTGGTGATTGCCGATGCGGGCGCAACCCCGGCATTTGTCGCTTCCGATTTGTTGTCCCAGGCAGAGCACGGCCCGGATTCGCAGGTGATTCTGCTGACCCCCTCACTGGAACTGGCTAATGGCGTTGCTGCTGCGGTGGAAGAACAGCTGGCACGCTTACCTCGTGCGGCTACGGCGCGCCAGGCACTGGCGAGCAGCCGCCTGATTGTGGCTCGCGACCTGGCACAGTGTATTGAAATCTCCAACCAGTACGGCCCGGAGCACCTGATTATTCAGACCCGCACTCCACGCGACCTAGTGGATAGCATCACCAGCGCCGGTTCGGTGTTCCTGGGTGACTGGTCGCCGGAATCGGCAGGCGACTATGCCTCTGGTACTAACCATGTGCTGCCGACCTATGGCTACACCGCCACCTGCTCCAGCCTGGGGCTGGCTGATTTCCAGAAGCGTATGACGGTGCAGGAACTGACACCGCAGGGCTTCCTTGGCCTGGCAGCCACCATCGAAACCCTGGCCGCCGCTGAACAGCTGGAAGCCCACAAAAATGCCGTTACCCTGCGAGTTGCAGCCCTGAAGGAGCAAGCATGAGCCTGAATGTTGAAGATCTGGCCCGCGCCAATGTGCGCGCGCTGACGCCGTATCAATCAGCCCGTCGTCTGGGGGGTAATGGTGATGTGTGGCTGAATGCCAATGAGTTTCCGCTGCCGGTGCCTTTCGAACTCTCGCAGCAAACCCTGAACCGTTATCCGGAATGCCAGCCGAAACTGGTGATCAGCCGCTATGCCGCGTACGCCGGTGTGACGCCGGAGCAGGTGCTGGTCAGTCGTGGCGCGGATGAAGGAATCGAACTGGTGATGCGCGCTTTCTGCGAACCAGGTAAAGACGCGATTCTGTTCTGCCCGCCGACTTATGGCATGTATAGCGTCAGTGCGGAAACCATCGGCATCGAATACCGTACCGTTGCAGCGCTGGATAACTGGCAGCTGAATCTGCCAGCAATTGCTGACCAGCTGGACGGGGTGAAAGTGGTGTACATGTGCAGCCCGAATAACCCCACCGGCAACCTGATCAATCCGGACGATATCCGCGCCCTGCTGGATATGACCGCCGGTAAAGCGCTGGTTGTCGCCGATGAAGCCTATATCGAATTCTGCCCACAGGCGACGCTGGCCGGCTGGCTGAAAGATTACCCGCACCTGGTGATCCTGCGTACCCTGTCCAAAGCCTTTGCGCTGGCTGGTCTGCGCTGCGGCTTTACCCTGGCGAATAAGCCGGTGATTGATCTGCTGATGAAAGTGATTGCCCCTTACCCGCTCGCCACCCCGGTTGCCGACGTGGCCGCCCAGGCGCTGAGCGATCAGGGTCTGGCGCTGATGCGTGAACACGCGCTGCAACTGAATGCTAACCGCAGCTGGCTGCTGGAGCAGTTGCCGCAGATTGCCTGCGTCGAAGCGGTATTCCCGAGCGAAACCAACTACATTCTGGCGCGCTTCACCGATTCACCAAAAGTGTTTAAAGCCCTGTGGGATGAAGGCATTATCCTGCGCGACCAAAACAAAAACCCAGGCCTGGCGGGATGTCTGCGCATCTCCATTGGCACCCGTGAAGAATGCGAGCGTCTGATCGCCGCACTGCAAGCCTTACCCGTGGAGCAAGCATGAGTCAGAAGACCCTTTTTATCGACCGCGACGGCACCATCATCTCTGAACCCCCGGTGGATTTTCAGGTGGACCGCATGGAAAAACTGGCTTTTGAGCCGAATGTGATTCCTGCCCTGCTGGCGCTGCAAAGCGCCGGTTACCAGCTGGTGATGATCACCAATCAGGATGGTCTGGGTACCGAGAGCTTCCCGCAGGCCGATTTTGACGGGCCGCATAATCTGATGATGCAGATCCTGACATCGCAGGGAATTCGCTTCAGCGACATTCTGATTTGCCCGCACAAGCCGGAAGATAACTGCGACTGCCGCAAACCGAAAACGAAGATGGTGGAAGCCTGGCTGGCCGAGGGCGCACTTGATATCGCTAACAGCTATGTGATCGGCGATCGCCACACCGACATTCAGCTGGCGCAGAATATGGGCATCCAGGGCCTGCGCTACGGAGCCGAAGGCGAAGACTGGAATGCTATCCAGCAGCGTCTGACCAAACGTGACCGCTACGCGCTGGTGAATCGCAACACCAAAGAAACGCAGATTAAAGTTGAAGTGTGGCTGGATCGCGAAGGCGGCAGCAAAATCAACACCGGTGTCGGCTTCTTTGACCACATGCTCGACCAGATTGCGGTGCACGGTGGCTTCCGCATGAATATCGATGTCAAAGGCGATTTGTATATCGATGATCACCACACGGTGGAAGATACCGGCCTGGCGCTGGGCGAAGCCTTGCTGAAGGCGTTGGGTGACAAACGCGGTATTGGCCGTTTCGGCTTTGTCCTGCCGATGGATGAATGCCTGGCGCGTTGTGCCCTGGATATCTCCGGCCGTCCGCACCTCGAATACAAAGCTGAATTCAGCTATCAGCGCGTGGGCGATCTCAGCACTGAGATGGTCGAACACTTCTTCGGTTCACTCTCCTACGCCATGATGAGCACGCTGCACCTGAAAACCAAAGGCCGTAACGATCACCACCGGGTGGAAAGTCTGTTCAAAGCCTTTGGCCGCACGCTGCGCCAGGCG
This genomic stretch from Pantoea cypripedii harbors:
- a CDS encoding SDR family oxidoreductase — encoded protein: MKKVAIVGLGWLGMPLAMALTARGWQVTGSKTSPDGVDAARRCGIEACQLVLTPELECEADDLDTLMSVDALVVTLPASRTVQGGEDYMQAVQNVVDTALAYKVPRIIFTSSTSVYGPGPGVMKERSPLRPETVAGKTLVALENWLHDLPGTSVDIVRLAGLVGPNRHPGRFLAGKIDLSDGSHVVNLVHLDDVVEAIVLLLQTPKGGRVYNLCAPKHPTRSEFYPTVARQLGLTPPTFVAEIQGNVGKSIDGRAICDELGFEYSWSDPMTMPLG
- the hisL gene encoding his operon leader peptide — protein: MTRVQFNHHHHHHPD
- the hisG gene encoding ATP phosphoribosyltransferase, with the protein product MLDNTRLRIAMQKSGRLSDESRELLARCGIKINLQQQRLIAFAENMAIDILRVRDDDIPGLVMDGVVDLGIVGENVLEEELLTRRAQGEDPRYFTLRRLDFGGCRLSLAMPVDAEYTGPQCLDKSRIATSYPHLLKKYLDKQGVAFKSCLLNGSVEVAPRAGLADAICDLVSTGATLEANGLREVEVIYRSKAVLIQRDGELSGAKQELVDKLMTRIQGVIKARESKYIMLHAPSERLEEVIALLPGAERPTVLPLAGEVSRVAMHMVSSETLFWETMEKLKSLGASSILVLPIEKMLE
- the hisD gene encoding histidinol dehydrogenase codes for the protein MSTLMTPIEWQQCSSEQQQALLMRPAISASDSISQVVRDVLAQVRENGDDALREFSARFDKTQVENLRVTAEQMQAASARLSDTLKQAMAVAVGNIETFHNAQQLPAVDVETQPGVRCQQITRPVQSVGLYIPGGSAPLFSTVLMLATPARIAGCGRVVLCSPPPIADEILYAAQLCGVKEVFQVGGAQAIAALAFGTATVPKVDKIFGPGNAYVTEAKRQVSQRLDGAAIDMPAGPSEVLVIADAGATPAFVASDLLSQAEHGPDSQVILLTPSLELANGVAAAVEEQLARLPRAATARQALASSRLIVARDLAQCIEISNQYGPEHLIIQTRTPRDLVDSITSAGSVFLGDWSPESAGDYASGTNHVLPTYGYTATCSSLGLADFQKRMTVQELTPQGFLGLAATIETLAAAEQLEAHKNAVTLRVAALKEQA
- the hisC gene encoding histidinol-phosphate transaminase, whose amino-acid sequence is MSLNVEDLARANVRALTPYQSARRLGGNGDVWLNANEFPLPVPFELSQQTLNRYPECQPKLVISRYAAYAGVTPEQVLVSRGADEGIELVMRAFCEPGKDAILFCPPTYGMYSVSAETIGIEYRTVAALDNWQLNLPAIADQLDGVKVVYMCSPNNPTGNLINPDDIRALLDMTAGKALVVADEAYIEFCPQATLAGWLKDYPHLVILRTLSKAFALAGLRCGFTLANKPVIDLLMKVIAPYPLATPVADVAAQALSDQGLALMREHALQLNANRSWLLEQLPQIACVEAVFPSETNYILARFTDSPKVFKALWDEGIILRDQNKNPGLAGCLRISIGTREECERLIAALQALPVEQA
- the hisB gene encoding bifunctional histidinol-phosphatase/imidazoleglycerol-phosphate dehydratase HisB; amino-acid sequence: MSQKTLFIDRDGTIISEPPVDFQVDRMEKLAFEPNVIPALLALQSAGYQLVMITNQDGLGTESFPQADFDGPHNLMMQILTSQGIRFSDILICPHKPEDNCDCRKPKTKMVEAWLAEGALDIANSYVIGDRHTDIQLAQNMGIQGLRYGAEGEDWNAIQQRLTKRDRYALVNRNTKETQIKVEVWLDREGGSKINTGVGFFDHMLDQIAVHGGFRMNIDVKGDLYIDDHHTVEDTGLALGEALLKALGDKRGIGRFGFVLPMDECLARCALDISGRPHLEYKAEFSYQRVGDLSTEMVEHFFGSLSYAMMSTLHLKTKGRNDHHRVESLFKAFGRTLRQAIRVDGNTLPSSKGVL